DNA sequence from the Nicotiana tomentosiformis chromosome 3, ASM39032v3, whole genome shotgun sequence genome:
TGGAGGACCCGACATCCTCTAAAACAACCTGGATACTGCCCTCGGCTTCGTACTTGTtcatcttttgattacataattccTACAGATCCGTTAACTTTGGGAACTGATTCTGTAACTAACTTGGCTTAACAGAAATATTATCAGCATAAAGGCTGTGCTTAAGCCATATTTACAATTCAAAATCCAAACAGTAATCCTTGTTCTATCTTACAAGTAATCTATAATGTCAAGCAAAGGTTCTCTGCATCTTCTAAAAAGCTGtttttacaccaaaaatgaaacaaaaaagcccccaatctttcttctttttgccttTCTTTTGAGGAGTTAGAAAAAGTGCCCCTAATCTTACGCAACATATATCAAAGATCATACATTAGACAATATTGTCGCACACGTCAAGGAAGGAAAAAGGTGGACAATACTTCTATGTTGCTCTTCAGCTCATGAAGCAGCACTTTTATGTGTCTCCTGATGCTGGTAAGGAAAAGGTGGGCAGTACTACTATGTTGCTTTCATGAGTTTTATGAAGCAGCTCTTTTTCTGTATCTTGTAATACTACCACCCCATCCTTGGAGATATAAATAATATAGGAGTTGCCCATAAGGAAAAATAAACTAGAACGACCAGAGCCATAAGGTACCCTAACGGTTAAATCTATGTCATGAAACTGACTCAAGCACTGAAGAAGATGTTAGTGCTCTCAAGACAACCGTTTAATGACAGGCATATCATCTTCCAAATTCTGAAAAGCATGTATGCTTCCTGCTTCTAACTTCTCACATGTAAATAACACTCTCAAATTTAACCAAGGAACACCAACGTCAAACAACATATAGAGAAACCTAAAACAACTTTGAGTAGACATCAAAAAACTACAGCAGATGATAAAGGTATCACCCTTTATAAAATATGGATGACAACCATTTCTTACCCCAATAGCAAAAAGTTCACAGCCCATATAGCAGGAAGAGAAAATCAAAAGAGATGACAACCATTTCTAGCAGAaaataggaagaaaaaaaaagaatcacAGCCATACAGGCAGACATATTACCAGAACTTGAACTCTGGAAGGCGACGTATGAAAGGCTTGAATTCGTCTGAACCTTTAGTTGGCAACAAAGGTCCATCTGATGGTTCCAGTTCAGGGTCAGCAAGAGGCGATAGAAAACCAATCAGCAAATTGAGTATGTAGATGCCCAAACCATAGGTAACAATGTAGAATCCTTGAAGATAATAAACCCGCAGGGCATAAACAAATGCTAAGACAAAGGTTCCAATCCACCTATAGGGAGCATGAGGAACAGTTTTATCTAAATAGTACTGGAAAGTTTGTGAGAGTTCATGACTCCGTTGGTTAAATGCTGCAGCTGCCGAGGCACCATCACCTCCAACTCTCTCCATAAAAACTCAACTCTACAATCCTAAAAATGCCACATAACAATGGAATAAGATCCTTATTAAAAAATTAATGGAATAAGATCAAGGGCAAAACGTCATGCTAAAAATTGTTAGGTATACATTGCCAATCACAGTGGGATCATCACCAAAGAAGCAAAAGAGTGAGAAAACTCAATTCTATCACCTTGAATGTGAATAAGAACTTCACATTAGATCAATTTATAAGAAGTTATGATAAAGCTGATTGCCTATACCGCCCATTATAG
Encoded proteins:
- the LOC104092606 gene encoding protein RER1A-like; its protein translation is MERVGGDGASAAAAFNQRSHELSQTFQYYLDKTVPHAPYRWIGTFVLAFVYALRVYYLQGFYIVTYGLGIYILNLLIGFLSPLADPELEPSDGPLLPTKGSDEFKPFIRRLPEFKFWYAITKAFCVAFMMTFFSLFDVPVFWPILLCYWIVLFVLTMKRQIMHMIKYKYIPFNLGKQKYSGKRPSASGSSPRAD